In one window of Candidatus Dormiibacterota bacterium DNA:
- a CDS encoding DUF5069 domain-containing protein has translation MPTDFRDGKTFPRRGRELIGEALWLARLIDKARASLAGTIYDYIYPCPMDRGVMQRWGITPEQFEATVRRHTDDAEILEWLSQHASPERIHAANEWLIAGKVENLNRQDAEEGILPTENV, from the coding sequence ATGCCTACGGATTTTCGGGACGGAAAGACTTTCCCGCGTCGAGGACGCGAACTCATCGGAGAGGCGCTATGGCTGGCGAGGCTCATCGACAAGGCCAGAGCGTCGCTTGCCGGGACGATCTACGACTACATCTACCCGTGCCCGATGGACCGGGGCGTCATGCAGCGCTGGGGCATCACCCCGGAACAGTTCGAAGCGACGGTACGCCGGCATACGGACGATGCGGAAATCCTCGAGTGGCTTTCGCAGCATGCATCCCCGGAGCGTATTCACGCCGCAAACGAATGGCTTATTGCCGGAAAAGTTGAAAACCTCAATCGCCAAGATGCCGAAGAGGGCATTCTTCCAACGGAGAACGTGTAG
- a CDS encoding dienelactone hydrolase family protein, whose translation MIEFSRPDGKTAPGYLAEPTAAKEHAPGVVMLEEWWGVNDQIKETADRLAAAGFRVLVPDLYRGRVAATGDEANHLMQGLDFGDAAMQDARGAAMFLKSTGSAKAGVTGFCMGGALALLSAMHVSDYDAAVIWYGFPPTEAGDPANIRIPIMLHWAIDDEFFPLEGAERIEERLVAGKVHHQTHRYLAKHAFYNPGGLGNHDPDAAETAWERTVEFFNENLR comes from the coding sequence ATGATTGAATTTTCCCGCCCGGACGGGAAAACCGCGCCGGGTTATCTGGCCGAGCCGACCGCAGCTAAGGAGCACGCCCCAGGCGTGGTCATGCTTGAGGAATGGTGGGGCGTCAACGACCAGATCAAGGAGACAGCGGATCGTCTCGCCGCCGCGGGCTTTCGCGTTCTGGTTCCCGACCTCTACCGCGGACGCGTCGCAGCGACGGGCGACGAAGCGAATCACCTGATGCAGGGACTCGACTTCGGCGACGCCGCAATGCAGGACGCGCGCGGCGCGGCGATGTTCCTCAAATCGACCGGGTCGGCGAAAGCCGGCGTTACCGGCTTTTGCATGGGCGGCGCGCTCGCGCTCCTGAGTGCGATGCACGTCTCCGATTACGACGCCGCCGTTATTTGGTATGGATTCCCGCCGACGGAGGCCGGCGACCCGGCGAACATCCGTATCCCGATCATGCTGCATTGGGCGATCGACGATGAGTTCTTTCCGCTCGAAGGCGCCGAACGTATCGAAGAACGCCTTGTGGCCGGTAAGGTGCATCATCAGACGCATCGCTACCTCGCGAAGCACGCGTTCTACAACCCGGGCGGGTTGGGAAACCACGATCCGGACGCCGCCGAAACGGCGTGGGAACGTACGGTCGAGTTCTTTAACGAAAACCTACGGTAG